The Athalia rosae chromosome 7, iyAthRosa1.1, whole genome shotgun sequence genome window below encodes:
- the LOC105683294 gene encoding matrix metalloproteinase-14 isoform X9: MSKAISEFQSFAGINITGNLDGETAHLMSLPRCGVKDKVGPSTDGRSKRYALQGSRWKVKKLTYKISKYPKILDRTAVDNEVAKAFSVWSDYTDLSFSPKSGQVSDREIPGASAHPGRIVESNLARAFQVHIDIRFERGEHGDGDPFDGPGGTLAHAYFPVYGGDAHFDDSEQWSIDSYRGTNLFQVAAHEFGHSLGLSHSDIKSALMAPFYRGYDPNFMLDSDDIQGIQALYGPKTQHSGSGSNNHRTTVAPPGEEDPQLCTDPQVDTMFNSAEGHTYVFKGEHYWRLTADGIAAGYPKLIGTTWIGLPGSIDAAFTYKNGKTYFFKGSKYWRYVGRRMDGDYPREISEGFTGIPDNIDTATVWTGNGKIYFYKGTKFWRFDPAQRPPVKSTYPKLISNWEGLPDNLDAALPYNSYTYFFKGGAYYRFNDRTFSVDQADPAFPRANGYWWFGCRSASKGTLGNVQWLGETPSVVTNGNLVEVGGDLLGGEEAHGDVGDIILDAGRTDEELSTSSNPDAASSVARSHIVSGSLTWPIIAALAVVLIVCLGGAS, from the exons ATGTCCAAGGCCATCTCGGAGTTCCAGTCGTTCGCTGGAATCAATATCACCG gCAACTTGGACGGCGAGACCGCTCACCTGATGTCCCTACCGAGATGCGGCGTCAAGGACAAGGTCGGACCGAGTACGGACGGCAGATCGAAGAGATACGCTCTCCAAG GGTCGAGATGGAAGGTCAAGAAACTGACCTACAAGATCAGCAAGTACCCTAAGATATTGGACAGGACGGCGGTGGACAACGAAGTCGCGAAGGCCTTCTCCGTATGGTCGGATTACACGGACTTGAGTTTCTCGCCGAAAAGCGGACAGGTGAGCGACCGCGAGATCCCCGGAGCTTCGGCTCACCCCGGCCGAATCGTTGAGTCTAATCTCGCTCGCGCTTTCCAGGTTCACATCGACATCAGGTTCGAACGTGGCGAACACGGCGACGGGGATCCCTTCGACGGACCGGGCGGTACCCTCGCCCACGCGTATTTCCCCGTTTACGGCGGCGACGCCCACTTCGACGACTCGGAACAGTGGAGTATAGACAGCTACCGGGGGACGAACCTCTTCCAGGTGGCGGCCCACGAATTCGGACATTCCCTGGGGCTGAGCCACAGCGACATCAAGTCGGCCCTGATGGCGCCCTTCTACCGGGGATACGACCCGAACTTCATGCTGGACAGCGACGACATTCAGGGGATACAG GCGCTCTACGGCCCCAAGACTCAGCATTCGGGGAGCGGATCGAACAACCATCGCACCACCGTAGCCCCCCCCGGGGAAGAAGATCCGCAACTTTGCACGGATCCCCAAGTCGACACGATGTTCAACTCAGCCGAGGGTCACACCTACGTGTTCAAAG GTGAGCATTACTGGAGGTTGACGGCCGACGGAATCGCCGCTGGTTATCCCAAACTCATCGGTACGACGTGGATAGGGCTCCCCGGCAGCATAGACGCCGCCTTCACttacaaaaatggaaaaacctACTTCTTCAAG GGTTCCAAGTATTGGAGGTACGTCGGGAGGCGGATGGACGGTGATTACCCGAGAGAGATCAGCGAGGGCTTCACCGGGATTCCGGACAACATCGACACGGCCACGGTGTGGACCGGCAACGGAAAGATCTACTTCTACAAAGGTACGAAATTCTGGAGGTTCGATCCCGCCCAGAGGCCGCCCGTCAAGAGTACCTATCCGAAGCTCATCTCCAACTGGGAAGGCCTACCCGACAATCTGGACGCCGCCCTACCGTACAACTCGTACACCTACTTCTTCAAGGGTGGTGCCTACTACCGGTTCAACGACAGGACGTTTTCG GTGGACCAAGCGGATCCGGCGTTCCCGCGTGCCAACGGATACTGGTGGTTCGGTTGCCGTTCGGCGAGCAAAGGGACGCTAGGTAATGTGCAGTGGTTAGGAGAAACTCCTTCCGTAGTTACCAATGGCAACCTGGTGGAGGTCGGTGGCGACCTTCTCGGGGGCGAGGAAGCGCACGGAGACGTCGGTGACATCATTTTAGACGCAG GAAGAACCGACGAGGAACTGTCAACGTCCTCCAACCCTGACGCGGCGAGTTCGGTTGCGCGGAGCCATATTGTATCCGGAAGTTTAACGTGGCCAATAATCGCCGCACTCGCTGTGGTTCTCATCGTGTGCCTCGGTGGCGCCTCTTAG
- the LOC105683294 gene encoding matrix metalloproteinase-14 isoform X8 yields the protein MSIIVKCEFLCSQSTDKSCWTKSRGQLRLITKLEKHGEIEAQFYPNKRYLSQFGYLPPVNPASGGIISEETMSKAISEFQSFAGINITGNLDGETAHLMSLPRCGVKDKVGPSTDGRSKRYALQGSRWKVKKLTYKISKYPKILDRTAVDNEVAKAFSVWSDYTDLSFSPKSGQVSDREIPGASAHPGRIVESNLARAFQVHIDIRFERGEHGDGDPFDGPGGTLAHAYFPVYGGDAHFDDSEQWSIDSYRGTNLFQVAAHEFGHSLGLSHSDIKSALMAPFYRGYDPNFMLDSDDIQGIQALYGPKTQHSGSGSNNHRTTVAPPGEEDPQLCTDPQVDTMFNSAEGHTYVFKGEHYWRLTADGIAAGYPKLIGTTWIGLPGSIDAAFTYKNGKTYFFKGSKYWRYVGRRMDGDYPREISEGFTGIPDNIDTATVWTGNGKIYFYKGTKFWRFDPAQRPPVKSTYPKLISNWEGLPDNLDAALPYNSYTYFFKGGAYYRFNDRTFSVDQADPAFPRANGYWWFGCRSASKGTLGRTDEELSTSSNPDAASSVARSHIVSGSLTWPIIAALAVVLIVCLGGAS from the exons AGATACTTGTCCCAGTTTGGATACTTACCGCCGGTGAATCCGGCCAGCGGGGGTATAATATCCGAGGAAACCATGTCCAAGGCCATCTCGGAGTTCCAGTCGTTCGCTGGAATCAATATCACCG gCAACTTGGACGGCGAGACCGCTCACCTGATGTCCCTACCGAGATGCGGCGTCAAGGACAAGGTCGGACCGAGTACGGACGGCAGATCGAAGAGATACGCTCTCCAAG GGTCGAGATGGAAGGTCAAGAAACTGACCTACAAGATCAGCAAGTACCCTAAGATATTGGACAGGACGGCGGTGGACAACGAAGTCGCGAAGGCCTTCTCCGTATGGTCGGATTACACGGACTTGAGTTTCTCGCCGAAAAGCGGACAGGTGAGCGACCGCGAGATCCCCGGAGCTTCGGCTCACCCCGGCCGAATCGTTGAGTCTAATCTCGCTCGCGCTTTCCAGGTTCACATCGACATCAGGTTCGAACGTGGCGAACACGGCGACGGGGATCCCTTCGACGGACCGGGCGGTACCCTCGCCCACGCGTATTTCCCCGTTTACGGCGGCGACGCCCACTTCGACGACTCGGAACAGTGGAGTATAGACAGCTACCGGGGGACGAACCTCTTCCAGGTGGCGGCCCACGAATTCGGACATTCCCTGGGGCTGAGCCACAGCGACATCAAGTCGGCCCTGATGGCGCCCTTCTACCGGGGATACGACCCGAACTTCATGCTGGACAGCGACGACATTCAGGGGATACAG GCGCTCTACGGCCCCAAGACTCAGCATTCGGGGAGCGGATCGAACAACCATCGCACCACCGTAGCCCCCCCCGGGGAAGAAGATCCGCAACTTTGCACGGATCCCCAAGTCGACACGATGTTCAACTCAGCCGAGGGTCACACCTACGTGTTCAAAG GTGAGCATTACTGGAGGTTGACGGCCGACGGAATCGCCGCTGGTTATCCCAAACTCATCGGTACGACGTGGATAGGGCTCCCCGGCAGCATAGACGCCGCCTTCACttacaaaaatggaaaaacctACTTCTTCAAG GGTTCCAAGTATTGGAGGTACGTCGGGAGGCGGATGGACGGTGATTACCCGAGAGAGATCAGCGAGGGCTTCACCGGGATTCCGGACAACATCGACACGGCCACGGTGTGGACCGGCAACGGAAAGATCTACTTCTACAAAGGTACGAAATTCTGGAGGTTCGATCCCGCCCAGAGGCCGCCCGTCAAGAGTACCTATCCGAAGCTCATCTCCAACTGGGAAGGCCTACCCGACAATCTGGACGCCGCCCTACCGTACAACTCGTACACCTACTTCTTCAAGGGTGGTGCCTACTACCGGTTCAACGACAGGACGTTTTCG GTGGACCAAGCGGATCCGGCGTTCCCGCGTGCCAACGGATACTGGTGGTTCGGTTGCCGTTCGGCGAGCAAAGGGACGCTAG GAAGAACCGACGAGGAACTGTCAACGTCCTCCAACCCTGACGCGGCGAGTTCGGTTGCGCGGAGCCATATTGTATCCGGAAGTTTAACGTGGCCAATAATCGCCGCACTCGCTGTGGTTCTCATCGTGTGCCTCGGTGGCGCCTCTTAG
- the LOC105683294 gene encoding matrix metalloproteinase-14 isoform X2, with product MRSPPSVVRRFGVTSLLVTLVCRVALCQADAEAAPVVTETGAMRYLSQFGYLPPVNPASGGIISEETMSKAISEFQSFAGINITGNLDGETAHLMSLPRCGVKDKVGPSTDGRSKRYALQGSRWKVKKLTYKISKYPKILDRTAVDNEVAKAFSVWSDYTDLSFSPKSGQVSDREIPGASAHPGRIVESNLARAFQVHIDIRFERGEHGDGDPFDGPGGTLAHAYFPVYGGDAHFDDSEQWSIDSYRGTNLFQVAAHEFGHSLGLSHSDIKSALMAPFYRGYDPNFMLDSDDIQGIQALYGPKTQHSGSGSNNHRTTVAPPGEEDPQLCTDPQVDTMFNSAEGHTYVFKGEHYWRLTADGIAAGYPKLIGTTWIGLPGSIDAAFTYKNGKTYFFKGSKYWRYVGRRMDGDYPREISEGFTGIPDNIDTATVWTGNGKIYFYKGTKFWRFDPAQRPPVKSTYPKLISNWEGLPDNLDAALPYNSYTYFFKGGAYYRFNDRTFSVDQADPAFPRANGYWWFGCRSASKGTLGNVQWLGETPSVVTNGNLVEVGGDLLGGEEAHGDVGDIILDAGRTDEELSTSSNPDAASSVARSHIVSGSLTWPIIAALAVVLIVCLGGAS from the exons ATGAGGAGTCCACCGAGTGTCGTCCGGCGCTTCGGCGTAACGTCGTTGCTCGTTACGCTGGTTTGTCGCGTCGCCCTTTGTCAGGCGGACGCGGAAGCTGCACCCGTGGTGACGGAAACTGGAGCAATG AGATACTTGTCCCAGTTTGGATACTTACCGCCGGTGAATCCGGCCAGCGGGGGTATAATATCCGAGGAAACCATGTCCAAGGCCATCTCGGAGTTCCAGTCGTTCGCTGGAATCAATATCACCG gCAACTTGGACGGCGAGACCGCTCACCTGATGTCCCTACCGAGATGCGGCGTCAAGGACAAGGTCGGACCGAGTACGGACGGCAGATCGAAGAGATACGCTCTCCAAG GGTCGAGATGGAAGGTCAAGAAACTGACCTACAAGATCAGCAAGTACCCTAAGATATTGGACAGGACGGCGGTGGACAACGAAGTCGCGAAGGCCTTCTCCGTATGGTCGGATTACACGGACTTGAGTTTCTCGCCGAAAAGCGGACAGGTGAGCGACCGCGAGATCCCCGGAGCTTCGGCTCACCCCGGCCGAATCGTTGAGTCTAATCTCGCTCGCGCTTTCCAGGTTCACATCGACATCAGGTTCGAACGTGGCGAACACGGCGACGGGGATCCCTTCGACGGACCGGGCGGTACCCTCGCCCACGCGTATTTCCCCGTTTACGGCGGCGACGCCCACTTCGACGACTCGGAACAGTGGAGTATAGACAGCTACCGGGGGACGAACCTCTTCCAGGTGGCGGCCCACGAATTCGGACATTCCCTGGGGCTGAGCCACAGCGACATCAAGTCGGCCCTGATGGCGCCCTTCTACCGGGGATACGACCCGAACTTCATGCTGGACAGCGACGACATTCAGGGGATACAG GCGCTCTACGGCCCCAAGACTCAGCATTCGGGGAGCGGATCGAACAACCATCGCACCACCGTAGCCCCCCCCGGGGAAGAAGATCCGCAACTTTGCACGGATCCCCAAGTCGACACGATGTTCAACTCAGCCGAGGGTCACACCTACGTGTTCAAAG GTGAGCATTACTGGAGGTTGACGGCCGACGGAATCGCCGCTGGTTATCCCAAACTCATCGGTACGACGTGGATAGGGCTCCCCGGCAGCATAGACGCCGCCTTCACttacaaaaatggaaaaacctACTTCTTCAAG GGTTCCAAGTATTGGAGGTACGTCGGGAGGCGGATGGACGGTGATTACCCGAGAGAGATCAGCGAGGGCTTCACCGGGATTCCGGACAACATCGACACGGCCACGGTGTGGACCGGCAACGGAAAGATCTACTTCTACAAAGGTACGAAATTCTGGAGGTTCGATCCCGCCCAGAGGCCGCCCGTCAAGAGTACCTATCCGAAGCTCATCTCCAACTGGGAAGGCCTACCCGACAATCTGGACGCCGCCCTACCGTACAACTCGTACACCTACTTCTTCAAGGGTGGTGCCTACTACCGGTTCAACGACAGGACGTTTTCG GTGGACCAAGCGGATCCGGCGTTCCCGCGTGCCAACGGATACTGGTGGTTCGGTTGCCGTTCGGCGAGCAAAGGGACGCTAGGTAATGTGCAGTGGTTAGGAGAAACTCCTTCCGTAGTTACCAATGGCAACCTGGTGGAGGTCGGTGGCGACCTTCTCGGGGGCGAGGAAGCGCACGGAGACGTCGGTGACATCATTTTAGACGCAG GAAGAACCGACGAGGAACTGTCAACGTCCTCCAACCCTGACGCGGCGAGTTCGGTTGCGCGGAGCCATATTGTATCCGGAAGTTTAACGTGGCCAATAATCGCCGCACTCGCTGTGGTTCTCATCGTGTGCCTCGGTGGCGCCTCTTAG
- the LOC105683294 gene encoding matrix metalloproteinase-14 isoform X1, with the protein MSIIVKCEFLCSQSTDKSCWTKSRGQLRLITKLEKHGEIEAQFYPNKRYLSQFGYLPPVNPASGGIISEETMSKAISEFQSFAGINITGNLDGETAHLMSLPRCGVKDKVGPSTDGRSKRYALQGSRWKVKKLTYKISKYPKILDRTAVDNEVAKAFSVWSDYTDLSFSPKSGQVSDREIPGASAHPGRIVESNLARAFQVHIDIRFERGEHGDGDPFDGPGGTLAHAYFPVYGGDAHFDDSEQWSIDSYRGTNLFQVAAHEFGHSLGLSHSDIKSALMAPFYRGYDPNFMLDSDDIQGIQALYGPKTQHSGSGSNNHRTTVAPPGEEDPQLCTDPQVDTMFNSAEGHTYVFKGEHYWRLTADGIAAGYPKLIGTTWIGLPGSIDAAFTYKNGKTYFFKGSKYWRYVGRRMDGDYPREISEGFTGIPDNIDTATVWTGNGKIYFYKGTKFWRFDPAQRPPVKSTYPKLISNWEGLPDNLDAALPYNSYTYFFKGGAYYRFNDRTFSVDQADPAFPRANGYWWFGCRSASKGTLGNVQWLGETPSVVTNGNLVEVGGDLLGGEEAHGDVGDIILDAGRTDEELSTSSNPDAASSVARSHIVSGSLTWPIIAALAVVLIVCLGGAS; encoded by the exons AGATACTTGTCCCAGTTTGGATACTTACCGCCGGTGAATCCGGCCAGCGGGGGTATAATATCCGAGGAAACCATGTCCAAGGCCATCTCGGAGTTCCAGTCGTTCGCTGGAATCAATATCACCG gCAACTTGGACGGCGAGACCGCTCACCTGATGTCCCTACCGAGATGCGGCGTCAAGGACAAGGTCGGACCGAGTACGGACGGCAGATCGAAGAGATACGCTCTCCAAG GGTCGAGATGGAAGGTCAAGAAACTGACCTACAAGATCAGCAAGTACCCTAAGATATTGGACAGGACGGCGGTGGACAACGAAGTCGCGAAGGCCTTCTCCGTATGGTCGGATTACACGGACTTGAGTTTCTCGCCGAAAAGCGGACAGGTGAGCGACCGCGAGATCCCCGGAGCTTCGGCTCACCCCGGCCGAATCGTTGAGTCTAATCTCGCTCGCGCTTTCCAGGTTCACATCGACATCAGGTTCGAACGTGGCGAACACGGCGACGGGGATCCCTTCGACGGACCGGGCGGTACCCTCGCCCACGCGTATTTCCCCGTTTACGGCGGCGACGCCCACTTCGACGACTCGGAACAGTGGAGTATAGACAGCTACCGGGGGACGAACCTCTTCCAGGTGGCGGCCCACGAATTCGGACATTCCCTGGGGCTGAGCCACAGCGACATCAAGTCGGCCCTGATGGCGCCCTTCTACCGGGGATACGACCCGAACTTCATGCTGGACAGCGACGACATTCAGGGGATACAG GCGCTCTACGGCCCCAAGACTCAGCATTCGGGGAGCGGATCGAACAACCATCGCACCACCGTAGCCCCCCCCGGGGAAGAAGATCCGCAACTTTGCACGGATCCCCAAGTCGACACGATGTTCAACTCAGCCGAGGGTCACACCTACGTGTTCAAAG GTGAGCATTACTGGAGGTTGACGGCCGACGGAATCGCCGCTGGTTATCCCAAACTCATCGGTACGACGTGGATAGGGCTCCCCGGCAGCATAGACGCCGCCTTCACttacaaaaatggaaaaacctACTTCTTCAAG GGTTCCAAGTATTGGAGGTACGTCGGGAGGCGGATGGACGGTGATTACCCGAGAGAGATCAGCGAGGGCTTCACCGGGATTCCGGACAACATCGACACGGCCACGGTGTGGACCGGCAACGGAAAGATCTACTTCTACAAAGGTACGAAATTCTGGAGGTTCGATCCCGCCCAGAGGCCGCCCGTCAAGAGTACCTATCCGAAGCTCATCTCCAACTGGGAAGGCCTACCCGACAATCTGGACGCCGCCCTACCGTACAACTCGTACACCTACTTCTTCAAGGGTGGTGCCTACTACCGGTTCAACGACAGGACGTTTTCG GTGGACCAAGCGGATCCGGCGTTCCCGCGTGCCAACGGATACTGGTGGTTCGGTTGCCGTTCGGCGAGCAAAGGGACGCTAGGTAATGTGCAGTGGTTAGGAGAAACTCCTTCCGTAGTTACCAATGGCAACCTGGTGGAGGTCGGTGGCGACCTTCTCGGGGGCGAGGAAGCGCACGGAGACGTCGGTGACATCATTTTAGACGCAG GAAGAACCGACGAGGAACTGTCAACGTCCTCCAACCCTGACGCGGCGAGTTCGGTTGCGCGGAGCCATATTGTATCCGGAAGTTTAACGTGGCCAATAATCGCCGCACTCGCTGTGGTTCTCATCGTGTGCCTCGGTGGCGCCTCTTAG
- the LOC105683294 gene encoding matrix metalloproteinase-14 isoform X4, producing MRSPPSVVRRFGVTSLLVTLVCRVALCQADAEAAPVVTETGAMRYLSQFGYLPPVNPASGGIISEETMSKAISEFQSFAGINITGNLDGETAHLMSLPRCGVKDKVGPSTDGRSKRYALQGSRWKVKKLTYKISKYPKILDRTAVDNEVAKAFSVWSDYTDLSFSPKSGQVHIDIRFERGEHGDGDPFDGPGGTLAHAYFPVYGGDAHFDDSEQWSIDSYRGTNLFQVAAHEFGHSLGLSHSDIKSALMAPFYRGYDPNFMLDSDDIQGIQALYGPKTQHSGSGSNNHRTTVAPPGEEDPQLCTDPQVDTMFNSAEGHTYVFKGEHYWRLTADGIAAGYPKLIGTTWIGLPGSIDAAFTYKNGKTYFFKGSKYWRYVGRRMDGDYPREISEGFTGIPDNIDTATVWTGNGKIYFYKGTKFWRFDPAQRPPVKSTYPKLISNWEGLPDNLDAALPYNSYTYFFKGGAYYRFNDRTFSVDQADPAFPRANGYWWFGCRSASKGTLGNVQWLGETPSVVTNGNLVEVGGDLLGGEEAHGDVGDIILDAGRTDEELSTSSNPDAASSVARSHIVSGSLTWPIIAALAVVLIVCLGGAS from the exons ATGAGGAGTCCACCGAGTGTCGTCCGGCGCTTCGGCGTAACGTCGTTGCTCGTTACGCTGGTTTGTCGCGTCGCCCTTTGTCAGGCGGACGCGGAAGCTGCACCCGTGGTGACGGAAACTGGAGCAATG AGATACTTGTCCCAGTTTGGATACTTACCGCCGGTGAATCCGGCCAGCGGGGGTATAATATCCGAGGAAACCATGTCCAAGGCCATCTCGGAGTTCCAGTCGTTCGCTGGAATCAATATCACCG gCAACTTGGACGGCGAGACCGCTCACCTGATGTCCCTACCGAGATGCGGCGTCAAGGACAAGGTCGGACCGAGTACGGACGGCAGATCGAAGAGATACGCTCTCCAAG GGTCGAGATGGAAGGTCAAGAAACTGACCTACAAGATCAGCAAGTACCCTAAGATATTGGACAGGACGGCGGTGGACAACGAAGTCGCGAAGGCCTTCTCCGTATGGTCGGATTACACGGACTTGAGTTTCTCGCCGAAAAGCGGACAG GTTCACATCGACATCAGGTTCGAACGTGGCGAACACGGCGACGGGGATCCCTTCGACGGACCGGGCGGTACCCTCGCCCACGCGTATTTCCCCGTTTACGGCGGCGACGCCCACTTCGACGACTCGGAACAGTGGAGTATAGACAGCTACCGGGGGACGAACCTCTTCCAGGTGGCGGCCCACGAATTCGGACATTCCCTGGGGCTGAGCCACAGCGACATCAAGTCGGCCCTGATGGCGCCCTTCTACCGGGGATACGACCCGAACTTCATGCTGGACAGCGACGACATTCAGGGGATACAG GCGCTCTACGGCCCCAAGACTCAGCATTCGGGGAGCGGATCGAACAACCATCGCACCACCGTAGCCCCCCCCGGGGAAGAAGATCCGCAACTTTGCACGGATCCCCAAGTCGACACGATGTTCAACTCAGCCGAGGGTCACACCTACGTGTTCAAAG GTGAGCATTACTGGAGGTTGACGGCCGACGGAATCGCCGCTGGTTATCCCAAACTCATCGGTACGACGTGGATAGGGCTCCCCGGCAGCATAGACGCCGCCTTCACttacaaaaatggaaaaacctACTTCTTCAAG GGTTCCAAGTATTGGAGGTACGTCGGGAGGCGGATGGACGGTGATTACCCGAGAGAGATCAGCGAGGGCTTCACCGGGATTCCGGACAACATCGACACGGCCACGGTGTGGACCGGCAACGGAAAGATCTACTTCTACAAAGGTACGAAATTCTGGAGGTTCGATCCCGCCCAGAGGCCGCCCGTCAAGAGTACCTATCCGAAGCTCATCTCCAACTGGGAAGGCCTACCCGACAATCTGGACGCCGCCCTACCGTACAACTCGTACACCTACTTCTTCAAGGGTGGTGCCTACTACCGGTTCAACGACAGGACGTTTTCG GTGGACCAAGCGGATCCGGCGTTCCCGCGTGCCAACGGATACTGGTGGTTCGGTTGCCGTTCGGCGAGCAAAGGGACGCTAGGTAATGTGCAGTGGTTAGGAGAAACTCCTTCCGTAGTTACCAATGGCAACCTGGTGGAGGTCGGTGGCGACCTTCTCGGGGGCGAGGAAGCGCACGGAGACGTCGGTGACATCATTTTAGACGCAG GAAGAACCGACGAGGAACTGTCAACGTCCTCCAACCCTGACGCGGCGAGTTCGGTTGCGCGGAGCCATATTGTATCCGGAAGTTTAACGTGGCCAATAATCGCCGCACTCGCTGTGGTTCTCATCGTGTGCCTCGGTGGCGCCTCTTAG
- the LOC105683294 gene encoding matrix metalloproteinase-14 isoform X3 — translation MSIIVKCEFLCSQSTDKSCWTKSRGQLRLITKLEKHGEIEAQFYPNKRYLSQFGYLPPVNPASGGIISEETMSKAISEFQSFAGINITGNLDGETAHLMSLPRCGVKDKVGPSTDGRSKRYALQGSRWKVKKLTYKISKYPKILDRTAVDNEVAKAFSVWSDYTDLSFSPKSGQVHIDIRFERGEHGDGDPFDGPGGTLAHAYFPVYGGDAHFDDSEQWSIDSYRGTNLFQVAAHEFGHSLGLSHSDIKSALMAPFYRGYDPNFMLDSDDIQGIQALYGPKTQHSGSGSNNHRTTVAPPGEEDPQLCTDPQVDTMFNSAEGHTYVFKGEHYWRLTADGIAAGYPKLIGTTWIGLPGSIDAAFTYKNGKTYFFKGSKYWRYVGRRMDGDYPREISEGFTGIPDNIDTATVWTGNGKIYFYKGTKFWRFDPAQRPPVKSTYPKLISNWEGLPDNLDAALPYNSYTYFFKGGAYYRFNDRTFSVDQADPAFPRANGYWWFGCRSASKGTLGNVQWLGETPSVVTNGNLVEVGGDLLGGEEAHGDVGDIILDAGRTDEELSTSSNPDAASSVARSHIVSGSLTWPIIAALAVVLIVCLGGAS, via the exons AGATACTTGTCCCAGTTTGGATACTTACCGCCGGTGAATCCGGCCAGCGGGGGTATAATATCCGAGGAAACCATGTCCAAGGCCATCTCGGAGTTCCAGTCGTTCGCTGGAATCAATATCACCG gCAACTTGGACGGCGAGACCGCTCACCTGATGTCCCTACCGAGATGCGGCGTCAAGGACAAGGTCGGACCGAGTACGGACGGCAGATCGAAGAGATACGCTCTCCAAG GGTCGAGATGGAAGGTCAAGAAACTGACCTACAAGATCAGCAAGTACCCTAAGATATTGGACAGGACGGCGGTGGACAACGAAGTCGCGAAGGCCTTCTCCGTATGGTCGGATTACACGGACTTGAGTTTCTCGCCGAAAAGCGGACAG GTTCACATCGACATCAGGTTCGAACGTGGCGAACACGGCGACGGGGATCCCTTCGACGGACCGGGCGGTACCCTCGCCCACGCGTATTTCCCCGTTTACGGCGGCGACGCCCACTTCGACGACTCGGAACAGTGGAGTATAGACAGCTACCGGGGGACGAACCTCTTCCAGGTGGCGGCCCACGAATTCGGACATTCCCTGGGGCTGAGCCACAGCGACATCAAGTCGGCCCTGATGGCGCCCTTCTACCGGGGATACGACCCGAACTTCATGCTGGACAGCGACGACATTCAGGGGATACAG GCGCTCTACGGCCCCAAGACTCAGCATTCGGGGAGCGGATCGAACAACCATCGCACCACCGTAGCCCCCCCCGGGGAAGAAGATCCGCAACTTTGCACGGATCCCCAAGTCGACACGATGTTCAACTCAGCCGAGGGTCACACCTACGTGTTCAAAG GTGAGCATTACTGGAGGTTGACGGCCGACGGAATCGCCGCTGGTTATCCCAAACTCATCGGTACGACGTGGATAGGGCTCCCCGGCAGCATAGACGCCGCCTTCACttacaaaaatggaaaaacctACTTCTTCAAG GGTTCCAAGTATTGGAGGTACGTCGGGAGGCGGATGGACGGTGATTACCCGAGAGAGATCAGCGAGGGCTTCACCGGGATTCCGGACAACATCGACACGGCCACGGTGTGGACCGGCAACGGAAAGATCTACTTCTACAAAGGTACGAAATTCTGGAGGTTCGATCCCGCCCAGAGGCCGCCCGTCAAGAGTACCTATCCGAAGCTCATCTCCAACTGGGAAGGCCTACCCGACAATCTGGACGCCGCCCTACCGTACAACTCGTACACCTACTTCTTCAAGGGTGGTGCCTACTACCGGTTCAACGACAGGACGTTTTCG GTGGACCAAGCGGATCCGGCGTTCCCGCGTGCCAACGGATACTGGTGGTTCGGTTGCCGTTCGGCGAGCAAAGGGACGCTAGGTAATGTGCAGTGGTTAGGAGAAACTCCTTCCGTAGTTACCAATGGCAACCTGGTGGAGGTCGGTGGCGACCTTCTCGGGGGCGAGGAAGCGCACGGAGACGTCGGTGACATCATTTTAGACGCAG GAAGAACCGACGAGGAACTGTCAACGTCCTCCAACCCTGACGCGGCGAGTTCGGTTGCGCGGAGCCATATTGTATCCGGAAGTTTAACGTGGCCAATAATCGCCGCACTCGCTGTGGTTCTCATCGTGTGCCTCGGTGGCGCCTCTTAG